The DNA region ATCACCGACGGCCAGACTCTGGACCCACAAGTGCTGTGCCTTTATGACCCGTCGCAGCCGGAGAATGCCAAGTTCACGAGCCTGACTGCCGAGCTCGAGGCATTGGGTGTGCGAGTTCCCGCGATCGCCCGCCACGAGCCGGAGGACGGCTGGTACGTGATGGAAGACCTCGGGCGCATCAGCTTGTGGGATGTGGCAATTGGCGGAGCCAAAGACGACATCCTCAAAGCCTACACGACCACACTCGAGGCGGTGGCCGTGCTGCACGCAGTGGACGAATCCACGGTGCCGGAGACGCTGGCCGACCAGATGGAGCTTGAATTCAACCACGCGCTCTACAAGTGGGAGCAAGGGTACTTTTTCGAACACTTTGCCGGCACGCATCTCAAAATGGCAGCGCACGAGGTGATGCTGGCCGCACAGTCTCCAGCCCTGGCGGAAGTGGCGTCGCTACTGGATGCCGAGCGTCCGCGTTGTCTGGTGCACCGCGATTTCCAATCGCAGAATGTGATCGTCAACGACGGTGGCGTTGCGTTGATCGACTACCAGGGCGTGCGGCTTGGCTTGCCCGAGTACGATGTGGCGTCGTTGGTGTACGACCCGTATGTCGATCTCTCGGCAGATACGATCGATCAGTTGGTCGACGCGTACTACGCGCACCGCGGAATGGATAGAGACGCACGGCGCAAGGTTTTCACTGCCTGTGCGATCCAGCGGTTGATGCAGGCCCTGGGCGCGTACGGCAATTTGTCCCACAACCTGGGGAAAACGCAGTATCTCAACTACATACCACGCGCGGTGGAAAACCTGCAGCAGGTGGTGGCCGGACATCCGGTCGAGGCCGCATTGGCTCCGGTTTTCGCCAGCTACGAGGAAAGCCGGTAGCCAGCTGCGCGGATCGCTGAAACTGCAGAGGCCGCCATCTACGACCGGACTTACTCTGTCCGATAATTCGCGGAATAAAGATCGCGGCCGACGGCATCCATGACGTGACGAAGTGGAGCCTCGCGCTGCGCTTTGGAAAAATTCGAAACCAAACCTACAGGTACCGACGCTTGACGCGGCACCCCAATCCAACCAACTTATCTCCGTTATGTCGAACGAACACACAATTACAGGTACCGAAGCCAATTTCGCTTCTGAAGTCGTTGAATCCGATGTCCCGGTTCTCGTGGACTTCTGGGCAGAGTGGTGCGGACCATGCAAAATGATCTCGCCTGTCCTCGACCAGATCGCTACCGACGTGGCGGGCAAGGCCAAGGTGGTGAAGGTGAACGTTGATGAGAACCGCGCACTCGCCGGTCAGTTCAACGTGACCTCGATCCCAATGATGCTCTTCTTCAAGGACGGCGAAGTGAAGGACACCGTGGTCGGTGCCGGCACTCCTAAAGACGCCCTCCAGCAGAAGCTTGAGGCATTGGCATAATTGCCGAAGCGATACGCTTTCGATGCGGCCGCCGCTCCCTTCCCGGGGCGGCGGCCGTTTTTTGTGTCGGGGGGAGGCTCACGCAGAGACCACGCTATCGCTAAGACGCAGAGCGAGTTCAGCTCCGGCGGCGGGGAAGGGGGCAGCGGTCACCGATGGTCGCATTTTTCTTCCGCAGATTTCAGGATTGGGAGGACTTTATGTAGGGTGCTGTGAGCCGCTCTCTACCACAGGAGTGTGGCAGCTCCATCGCAACCCTTACGAACACCATTCCCCGATGGACCAACGACACTCCTGTCGTTGATGCGGAATGTCCCGTCATCATCTCAGCTGCCGAACCATGCACGCGCAGCGCTGGGGGGACGGCATTCCTGCCGTCGATGGGGTAGTCTCACGCAGAGACCCAAAGATCCCAAAGGGCGGCCAGCTCCGGCGGCGGGGAAGGGGGCAGCGGTCATCGGTGGTCGCGTTTTTCTTCCGCAGATTTCAGGATTGGGAGGATTTTATGTGGAGTGCTGTGAGCCGCTCTCTACCACAGGAGTGTGGCAGCTCCATCGCAACCCTTACGAACACCATCCCCCGATGGACCAACGACACTCCTGTCGTTGATGCGGAAGGCCCCGTCATCAGTTTAGCTGCCGAACCATGCACGCGCAGCGCTGGGGGGACGGCATTCCTGCCGTCGATGGGGTAGTCTCACGCAGAGACCCAAAGATCCCAAAGGGCGGCCAGCTCCGGCGGCAGGGAAGGGGGCAGCGGTCACCGATGGTCGGGGTTTTCTTCCGCAGATTTTAGGATTGGGAGGATTTTATGTGGAGTGCTGTGAGCCGCTCTCTACCACAGGAGTGTGGCAGCTCCATCGCAACCCTTACGAACACCATTCCGGTAGTGTGCCAAAGATTCTGCAAAAAGGGTCATGATGATTGATTAGGTTTTTAACAAAACAAGAACCCCTAATCGTCACACCATGACCCCACGACCAGATAAGACCACAACGCCGCAGTTGAAAAGTATTCTTGCCGAGCAGGAAGATTTTCTGAGGCCCTTGGTTCAGAAATTGATGCAGGAGATGCTCGAAGAAGAAATGAACGAGACACTCCAGGCGGTAAAGTCAGAA from Sulfuriroseicoccus oceanibius includes:
- the trxA gene encoding thioredoxin, which encodes MSNEHTITGTEANFASEVVESDVPVLVDFWAEWCGPCKMISPVLDQIATDVAGKAKVVKVNVDENRALAGQFNVTSIPMMLFFKDGEVKDTVVGAGTPKDALQQKLEALA
- a CDS encoding aminoglycoside phosphotransferase family protein, producing the protein MPSVVPHFRVTPAAAAEAFFGGAHRDQITIEAVAGGGSLRSYFRITDGQTLDPQVLCLYDPSQPENAKFTSLTAELEALGVRVPAIARHEPEDGWYVMEDLGRISLWDVAIGGAKDDILKAYTTTLEAVAVLHAVDESTVPETLADQMELEFNHALYKWEQGYFFEHFAGTHLKMAAHEVMLAAQSPALAEVASLLDAERPRCLVHRDFQSQNVIVNDGGVALIDYQGVRLGLPEYDVASLVYDPYVDLSADTIDQLVDAYYAHRGMDRDARRKVFTACAIQRLMQALGAYGNLSHNLGKTQYLNYIPRAVENLQQVVAGHPVEAALAPVFASYEESR